A genomic segment from Vanacampus margaritifer isolate UIUO_Vmar chromosome 3, RoL_Vmar_1.0, whole genome shotgun sequence encodes:
- the foxn4 gene encoding forkhead box protein N4 isoform X2, with amino-acid sequence MIEGGITSRMSGIIEDAGHHPSPQDYRLLTTDPSQLREEDLPGDLQSLSWLTSVDVPRLQQMVDGRGHSNGASQGSLLEQQTAQLSSMAMTGGQSSMLHLQSNMQHSPLGISIINTHSGTMSPFSMNGMPSPGYQCATSVYQAAPQQVYSLSQTGQQCSTGGLYSSVSFNNQSLFSQPRLAPQEQDLQPKCFPKPIYSYSCLIAMALKNSKTGSLPVSEIYSFMKEHFPYFKTAPDGWKNSVRHNLSLNKCFEKVENKTSSSSRKGCLWALNPAKIDKMEEEMQKWKRKDLPAIRRSMANPDELDKLITDRPENCRRKAIEPIMTRLPSCPTGLSLTAQMQQPQPIVTLSLPCLPIHQHHQIQAQLQAQIRLAPMSPAPAQTPPLHAVPDLSHSPLTQQPSKPPDDFYSVPVDSHTEVDALDPSIMDFALQGNLWDEMKDDSFNLDALGTFSNSPLRLSDCDLGSSLPPASSAANLPLSDVQVTGLYTSYTSQDTLSSQYMSTPASSKPIVLL; translated from the exons ATGATAGAAGGTGGAATTACATCCAGGATGTCAGGAATAATTGAGGATGCTGGCCATCATCCGTCTCCACAAGACTATag GCTTCTGACCACGGATCCCTCCCAACTAAGGGAGGAGGACCTCCCTGGGGACCTGCAGTCTCTCTCGTGGCTCACCTCGGTGGACGTGCCCCGACTACAGCAGATGGTGGATGGCCGAGGCCACAGTAATGGGGCCTCGCAGGGTAGCTTGTTGGAGCAACAGACAG CCCAACTGAGCAGCATGGCCATGACAGGAGGTCAGTCGTCCATGCTCCACCTGCAAAGCAACATGCAGCACAGCCCACTGGGAATCAGCATCATCAACACCCACAGCGGGACG ATGTCTCCGTTCTCCATGAATGGAATGCCCTCGCCGGGGTACCAGTGTGCTACCTCAGTATACCAGGCAGCGCCACAGCAGGTGTACTCGCTATCACAAACTGGACAACAG TGCTCAACAGGCGGGCTGTACAGCAGCGTCTCTTTCAACAACCAAAGTCTATTTTCACAACCTCGCCTGGCACCACAAGAACAGGACCTGCAGCCAAAATGTTTCCCCAAACCCATCTACTCGTACAG CTGTTTGATTGCCATGGCTCTGAAGAACAGCAAAACTGGCAGCCTTCCAGTCAGCGAGATCTATAGCTTTATGAAGGAACACTTTCCTTATttcaag ACCGCCCCAGATGGATGGAAGAATTCGGTCCGACACAATCTCTCTTTAAATAAATGCTTTGAGAAAGTGGAGAACAAGACGAGCAGCTCATCCCGAAAGGGTTGTCTGTGGGCGCTGAACCCGGCCAAAATTGACAAGATGGAGGAAGAGATGCAAAAGTGGAAGCGCAAGGATCTCCCGGCCATCCGCCGAAGCATGGCTAATCCAG ATGAGCTGGACAAACTGATCACAGACCGGCCAGAGAACTGCAGGCGGAAGGCAATCGAACCCATCATGACCCGGCTGCCCAGCTGTCCGACGGGCCTTTCGCTGACGGCCCAGATGCAGCAGCCGCAGCCCATCGTGACCCTCTCCCTGCCGTGCTTACCCATACACCAGCACCATCAGATCCAAGCCCAGCTGCAGGCCCAAATCCGCTTGGCGCCCATGTCCCCGGCGCCGGCCCAAACGCCTCCCCTCCACGCCGTGCCCGACCTCTCCCATAGTCCGCTAACCCAACAACCCAGCAAGCCTCCTGACGACTTTTATAGCGTTCCGGTGGATAGCCACACGGAGGTGGATGCGCTGGATCCCAGCATCATGGATTTTGCCCTTCAAG GTAACCTGTGGGATGAAATGAAGGACGACAGCTTTAACCTGGATGCATTGGGCACCTTCAGTAACTCCCCACTACGACTATCAGACTGCGATTTGGGGAGCAGCCTCCCTCCTGCCTCCAGTGCGGCAAACCTGCCGCTGTCAGACGTCCAAGTGACGGGCCTGTACACTTCGTACACGTCACAGGATACCCTCTCCTCCCAGTACATGAGCACACCGGCCAGCAGCAAACCCATCGTCCTGCTTTAG
- the foxn4 gene encoding forkhead box protein N4 isoform X1: protein MLILFVPLLRYNISQEMIEGGITSRMSGIIEDAGHHPSPQDYRLLTTDPSQLREEDLPGDLQSLSWLTSVDVPRLQQMVDGRGHSNGASQGSLLEQQTAQLSSMAMTGGQSSMLHLQSNMQHSPLGISIINTHSGTMSPFSMNGMPSPGYQCATSVYQAAPQQVYSLSQTGQQCSTGGLYSSVSFNNQSLFSQPRLAPQEQDLQPKCFPKPIYSYSCLIAMALKNSKTGSLPVSEIYSFMKEHFPYFKTAPDGWKNSVRHNLSLNKCFEKVENKTSSSSRKGCLWALNPAKIDKMEEEMQKWKRKDLPAIRRSMANPDELDKLITDRPENCRRKAIEPIMTRLPSCPTGLSLTAQMQQPQPIVTLSLPCLPIHQHHQIQAQLQAQIRLAPMSPAPAQTPPLHAVPDLSHSPLTQQPSKPPDDFYSVPVDSHTEVDALDPSIMDFALQGNLWDEMKDDSFNLDALGTFSNSPLRLSDCDLGSSLPPASSAANLPLSDVQVTGLYTSYTSQDTLSSQYMSTPASSKPIVLL, encoded by the exons atgcttattttatttgtgcCACTATTGAGGTACAACATATCACAGGAAATGATAGAAGGTGGAATTACATCCAGGATGTCAGGAATAATTGAGGATGCTGGCCATCATCCGTCTCCACAAGACTATag GCTTCTGACCACGGATCCCTCCCAACTAAGGGAGGAGGACCTCCCTGGGGACCTGCAGTCTCTCTCGTGGCTCACCTCGGTGGACGTGCCCCGACTACAGCAGATGGTGGATGGCCGAGGCCACAGTAATGGGGCCTCGCAGGGTAGCTTGTTGGAGCAACAGACAG CCCAACTGAGCAGCATGGCCATGACAGGAGGTCAGTCGTCCATGCTCCACCTGCAAAGCAACATGCAGCACAGCCCACTGGGAATCAGCATCATCAACACCCACAGCGGGACG ATGTCTCCGTTCTCCATGAATGGAATGCCCTCGCCGGGGTACCAGTGTGCTACCTCAGTATACCAGGCAGCGCCACAGCAGGTGTACTCGCTATCACAAACTGGACAACAG TGCTCAACAGGCGGGCTGTACAGCAGCGTCTCTTTCAACAACCAAAGTCTATTTTCACAACCTCGCCTGGCACCACAAGAACAGGACCTGCAGCCAAAATGTTTCCCCAAACCCATCTACTCGTACAG CTGTTTGATTGCCATGGCTCTGAAGAACAGCAAAACTGGCAGCCTTCCAGTCAGCGAGATCTATAGCTTTATGAAGGAACACTTTCCTTATttcaag ACCGCCCCAGATGGATGGAAGAATTCGGTCCGACACAATCTCTCTTTAAATAAATGCTTTGAGAAAGTGGAGAACAAGACGAGCAGCTCATCCCGAAAGGGTTGTCTGTGGGCGCTGAACCCGGCCAAAATTGACAAGATGGAGGAAGAGATGCAAAAGTGGAAGCGCAAGGATCTCCCGGCCATCCGCCGAAGCATGGCTAATCCAG ATGAGCTGGACAAACTGATCACAGACCGGCCAGAGAACTGCAGGCGGAAGGCAATCGAACCCATCATGACCCGGCTGCCCAGCTGTCCGACGGGCCTTTCGCTGACGGCCCAGATGCAGCAGCCGCAGCCCATCGTGACCCTCTCCCTGCCGTGCTTACCCATACACCAGCACCATCAGATCCAAGCCCAGCTGCAGGCCCAAATCCGCTTGGCGCCCATGTCCCCGGCGCCGGCCCAAACGCCTCCCCTCCACGCCGTGCCCGACCTCTCCCATAGTCCGCTAACCCAACAACCCAGCAAGCCTCCTGACGACTTTTATAGCGTTCCGGTGGATAGCCACACGGAGGTGGATGCGCTGGATCCCAGCATCATGGATTTTGCCCTTCAAG GTAACCTGTGGGATGAAATGAAGGACGACAGCTTTAACCTGGATGCATTGGGCACCTTCAGTAACTCCCCACTACGACTATCAGACTGCGATTTGGGGAGCAGCCTCCCTCCTGCCTCCAGTGCGGCAAACCTGCCGCTGTCAGACGTCCAAGTGACGGGCCTGTACACTTCGTACACGTCACAGGATACCCTCTCCTCCCAGTACATGAGCACACCGGCCAGCAGCAAACCCATCGTCCTGCTTTAG